A stretch of DNA from Allomeiothermus silvanus DSM 9946:
AACGCTTTGCTCGACCGGGCCGAGGACCGTGGCCGCATGGACTTGCTCCACGATTATGCCGAGCCCTTGCCAGTCGCGGTAATTGCCGAGCTACTGGGGGTTCCGGAGGAGGATCGCCACCTGCTGCGCCCCTGGTCGGCCAAGATCGTCAAGCTTTACGAACTCGGCTACACGGACGAACAAGCTCGAGAAGCCAACCAGGCGGTGGTGGAGTTTTCCCGCTACATCCAGGCGCTGGCTGAGGATCGCCGCAAGCACCCCCGGGATGACCTCATTTCCGCCCTGGTGCAAGCCGAGGAGGCGGGGGATAAGCTCACCGAGGACGAACTGGTGGCTAACTGCATCCTGCTCCTCAACGCTGGGCACGAGGCCACCGTCAACAGCACCACCGCGGGCGTGCTGGCCTTACAGCGCCACCCCGAGCAGAAAAAGCTGGCGGTGGAAGCCGCTAAAGCCGGCCATGGCGAGTTTTTCAAGGGGGCGGTGGAAGAACTGCTCCGCTACGATACGCCCCTGCCGATGTTCGAGCGCTGGGTGCTCTACGACCTCGAGTGGAAGGGTATACCCCTCCGGCGGGGCCAGGAGATAGCCCTGCTCTATGCCTCCGGCAACCGCGACCCGCGCAAATTTTCCCACCCCGACACCCTCGACCTGACCCGCGCCGATAACCCGCACCTTACGTTTGGGTTGGGCATCCACTACTGTATCGGGGCGCCGCTGGCCCGGCTCGAGCTACAAACCTCTTTCCAGACCTTGCTCCGACGCCTGCCGAACCTTGCGGTCGTGGAGCCGGTGGAGTATACCGGGGGTTTCGTGATCCGCGGGCACAAGGCCATGCCGGTCGAGTTTTAGCGCCATCCGACCTGCAGCGAGGGCACCTCGGCAGATAGAGGATGCCGTAGCCAGGGATTCATGGAACTACGCACATACTATTGACAACATATATATGTTTTACATAGCATATATACGCAAAAGATCATAGGAGGAACGTATGGTGAACACCGAGGCCAGTGCCGTCGTCAGCCGGGATACTTTTATGCAGACCGTCCTTGGGTGGGGTGAAGAGCGCTCCTTGACGGTTGCCATAGCCGACATTGACGAGTTCATGCCGGTCAACCAGAACTACGGGCACGAGACCGGGGACAAGGTGATCGCGTTGGTCCAGAAGACCCTTGAGGCAAGCTTGCCCACGGGCTGCTTGGTCACCCGCTGGGGTGGGGACGAGTTTGCGGCAGCGCTGCCGGGGTTCAGTCCCGAGGAGGCATTGATTGTGCTCGAGGAGATCCGCCAGCACCTCGCCAAAAAGCACGACTTGGGCCTGGTTTCTTTGCCCATTCGGCTCTCCATCGGCATCGCCAGCCTGCCTCAGCACGTCTCCGACCCCTCACAACTGCTCCAGGCCGCCGACGAGGCCTTGCTACGGGCTAAGCGCGAGGGGCGGGGCCGGGCGAGCATTTATGTGGAGGACAAGATGGTACTGAAGTCCAACTACTATCCCAAAGCCCAACTGGCCCGTCTCTCCACCCTCTCCGAGCGGCTGGGCAAGACCGAAGCGGCTCTCCTGCGCGAGGCGTTGGCCGACCTGCTGGACAAGTACCGGGACAGCCTATGACCGGCGACCTCCCACCAAGGCCCTAAGCGAAATCGGGCGGCTTAGTGCCGGAAACCTTGGAGGAAGGAAGGTGTTGGGTGGTTTGGAATCCTGAGCAGTACGAAAAGTTTAAATCCGAACGCACCGCCCCGTTTGATGACCTCTTAAAGCTTGTGAAGGTCAAACCCGGTGTACGGGCTATAGATTTGGGCTGTGGAACCGGCGAACTCACCCGGAAACTAGCCGATACCCTGCCGGATAGCGAGGTGACCGGTTTGGATAGTTCGGCGTCCATGCTGGCCCGAAGCGGGCTACACGTTCGCCCGGGCTTGCGCTTCATACAAGGAGATATTGCAGAGCTTAAGGGCAGCTATGACCTCATCTTCTCCAACGCGGCCTTGCAATGGCTCCCTGATCACTGGAGGCTTTTCCCCAAACTCTGGCGGCACCTGAATCCGGGAGGACAGCTCGTCGTGCAGATGCCCGCCAACCACGACCACCCCTCGCACCGGCTGGCCCGTGAACTGGCCGAATCCGTCGAGTTCGCGGCCTATTTCCCCGAGGGTGGACGGCAGAGCCCGGTGCTACCCCCTGAAGCCTACGCCGAGATGCTCTTCGGGTTAGGAGGAGAAGACCTCACGGTGTTGCTCAAGGTCTACCCGCACATCCTGGCCGACGCTGAGGCTATGGTGGAGTGGGTCAAGGGAACCCTGCTCACCGCCTACCTCGAGCCCCTCCCCCCGCCCGCGCAGGAAAGGTTCCTGGGGAGCTACCGCACTCGCCTGCGCGAACTCTTCCCGCAAAAACCGGTTTTCTACGGCTTCAAACGCATTCTTTTTTCGGTGTCTAAACCCGGCTAACGCCGGTCATTGACGATATGGGTCGGGGCGAGGGGCAAGCGGCGCAATCCTTGGATTAGAAAAGGCGGGCGGATGTCCATACCAGGGGTCTCCTGGAGGGCAAACCAGCGGAAGGTCAGCCGCCGGTGGCCCTCGAAGCCGTAAAATTCGAGGCTCGAGGGCTCGAGAGACACCGTCACCGCAAAATACAACTCGAGGCCATGGTACTCGCGCTCCCTCTCCCGGAAGAAGTTTTCTACTACCCAGATCAAACGCCCCACCCTGACCTCGATGCCCAGCTCTTCCCGCATCTCCCGGACCAAGGCCTGCTCGGCGGGTTCGCCCGCCTCGACCCGGCCACCGGGTAGGGTCCAGAAGGGTTCTCCCGGGCCGTGGTGGAGCAAGATTTGCCCGTCCTTTATGACTACGGCGGCGACCCGGTGGATGAACCGGACGTTGCCGATATCGAAGGTGACCATCAGGCCTCCCGAACCCGAGTATCCAGGCTCCGCCCGCCCAGGAACCCACCTCGCCAGGCCACCTCGAGCCCGCTCCCGTCCACGAAGCTGACCTTCAGGGTGCGTCGGTCGAACTCGAAGTTGAGGATGGCAGGCTCGAGGCGCTTGGCCATAGAGCCGGAGGCTTGCACAAAGCTGCCGAAGCGGTCTTTGCGAAAGTGCAGAATGGATCCGTCCTGAAGCACTAGGTGGGCTTCGGTGGCCTGCTTGTTCAGGCGGTAATCCTTAAGGTGGTTCGACAGCGCCCAGGCCTGATTGGGATCTTGCGCGCCCATAGGTAAAAGATTACCGCCGCAGCTCGCTTTTGTGCGCTGTAACCCAGCTTCCCTCTTCGGTAATGAGGTCTACAGTTCCGGCCAGCGGGTTGAGCTTAGCGACCTTGCCACAGACATCGTGGATGGTGCAGACTTTGGCGTTTTTGCGAGGCAAATCCCTGAGTAGTTCCTGATAGTGTTCGTGCTCGTACTGCAAGCAGCACAACAACCTTCCACAGGGTCCGGAGATCTTCTCGGGGGAAAGCGGAAGTTGCTGGTCGCGGGCCATCTTGATGGAAACCTGGGCGAAATCCTGCAGGTGGGTAGAGCAACACGACTCCATGCCGCAAGCTCCCAGGGTTCCCAAGTAGGCGGTCTGGTCGCGCGGCCCCATCGCTACAAACTCCACCCGTGCCCCCGAGGTGCGGGCGATCTCGCCTACCCAGCGCCGCAGGTCGATGCGCTCCTCGGCCGAATAATGCACTGCCAAGTGCGATCCGTCCAGGGTGTAGTCGCAGCCCAGCACCTTGGCTCGTACCTTTTCCTTGCGCAGCCGCGCCTTAATCCACCACTTGATCTCCTCGGCCTTCTCGCGTAACCGCGCGGCTTTGTCGAGGTCTTCGGGTCCCGCCGGGCGCACGATATGGCCCTTGGGATGGCCCCGGCGGGGCGGGGTGCGCACCTTTCCCAGCTCGAGCCCACGGCTGGTTTGCACCACCACCCAGGACTCGGGCGGGGGTGGCGCACCGTCGAAGGTATAGTCGTGAAGTTTGGGGCTGTGATGAAAACGCACCCCGACGCAGTTCATTCCATTGCCTCCTAGCTAGCTTGAGCACCGGCGCGAGCCGGGTTGCCCTGCCCATTCACCAACCGCCATAGCCGCAAGGCCAACCAAGTGTAGGTAAGTTCTTCTCCGGTATAGGCGCTGAGGGCTTCTTGGGCCTGGGCCAAGGCCTCGAGCGCTTCCCGGCGGCGGGGGGATTCGGGCGGGAAGATCCCCTCCAGGCGGCGGGCCAAATATCCCAGGCCGTGATCTAACTCCCCCAAGGCCTTGAGGGCTTGCTGGGTTTGGGCCGCTCCGGAATGGGGGCCGACCAGGCTTTCTAGCACCCCTTCGGTCCGCGCGAGCAGCTTCTGAAACTCTAACGGGTGCTCGAGGGCCCAGCGTACCCGGCCTACCGCCCCTTCAGCATAGGCCAGAACCTCAGGGTCGGTAGAGAGCTGGCGCAGGATTGAGAGGGGAAGAGGGCCAAAAGCGATCTCGAGGCTGCGGCTAGCCAGGGTAGGTAGCACCAGCTCTCGGCTGGGGGTGATCAGGATAATCCGGGCATAAGCCGGGGGCTCTTCCAAGATCTTCAGCAGGGCGTTTCCGGCGGGTTCGTTGAGGAGATGGGCCCCGTCGATCACCGCCACCTTGGCTCGGTGGCGGGGATGGGTCGAGAGCCAGTCCAGCAGGTTCTCTCCTCCTGCCTCGCGGGGGGCGATTTGCTCGAGCAAGATCTGTGGCTTGCGTGCTTTCTTACCCCCTTTGGTCTCGGTCTCGGGGGCGATCTCCAGATAGTCGTCTGGGTAGTGCTCCCCGTTGAGCTGCCAGGCATACCAGCGGGCCACCGCCCGCCGCCCCACCCCCTCTGGCCCGGTGAAGAGAAAGCTCTGGGCCTTTAAGCTGAGCAGAAGCTCGAGGATGCGTTCGTGGCCGAGGATTTTCATCTGCCCACCAGCAACCGTTCGTATAGCCACACCGGGAACCCCTCTTGGAGGATGCGTCCCAGGATGCGCTCGAGGTCGAACTCCACCCGGAAAAACTGCACGCTGCCATCGTCGCTATCCCACACGGCGTAGGCGGCGCCGGGCATGCGGTCGCGGGGCTGGCCCACCGAACCGGGGTTGACCAGGGCTCGAGCCTTAGGGGCCAAGAATAGCTCAGTGCCGTGGACCTGGCGCTGGTAGCGCACCCACTGGCCATTAGGGCCTTCCAGAGCTAGAAAGGTTCCCGCCAGGTGGGTATGGCCATGCAGCGTCCAGCGGGCCGAGGTGCAGCCGAAATGCGCTCGAGCGGTGTCCAGGTCGTCTACGTATTGCAAGGGGTCGCAAGCGCTCCCGTGCACCAGCAAGGCCCCGTCCACTTCCCGCGTCCAGGGGAGGCTACCCAAATAGGCCCGGTTCTCCAGCGACAGACGCTCGGACTGCCAGCGCAGAATCTCGAAGATGGGCCCTTTTTGCTCCTCGGGGTCAATATCGTCAAGGTGCAATAGCCAAGCGTCGTGGTTGCCCATCACCCCGATGGCCCCCTCCGAGCGCAGCCAGGAGAGCACCCGGTCGGCGTCCGGGTAATAGCCCACCGCGTCGCCCAGGAAGATCACCCGGTCGTATTTAGGCGTGGTTTGCAGCACGGCCTCCATGGCCGGCCAGTTGCCGTGGATGTCGGCGAGGAGCAGATACCGCACGTCAAGAGAATATCACTTGTCTACAGAGAAAGCCCCCGCTGGCTGGCGAGGGTATACGGCTTTTATGACAATCCCCTGACAAAACGCAGGCAGGCTGTGAAGCGTGCAGGTTGCTATGCAACCTCTCAAAGGAGAACGCATGAACAAGCTACTTAGCAGCGCCATTGCCGCTACCGCCCTCCTCGGAGTGGCCTCCGCCCAGGTCACCTTGACCGGGGCCGGGGCAACCTTCCCGGCCCCGCTGTATACCGAGGCCTATATCCCCAACTTCACCAAAGCTACCGGAATCCGGGTGAACTACCAAGCGGTAGGCTCAGGCGCCGGGATTCGGCAGCTCACCGACAAGGTGGTGCACTTTGGGGCCTCCGATGCTCCACTCTCCGACGCTCAGCTCAAGGAAATTCAGGAGAAAAACGGCAGCCCAGTGCTGCACATCCCCACCGCCTTGGGTCCGGTGGCCCTGACCTTCAATCTCCCCGGCATCCAGGAGCTTCGCTTGGACGCAGCTACCGTGGCGGACATCTTCTTGGGCAAGATTATCCGCTGGAACGATCCCAGGATCGCAGCGCTCAATCCCGGTGTACAGCTTCCCCGTCAGTTGATCTCCGCTACCCATCGCTCGGATGGCTCGGGCACCACCTTTATCTTCACCAGCTACCTCTCGGCCGTCTCCCCGGAGTGGAAGAGCAAGGTGGGGGCCGGGCAATCGGTGAACTGGCCCGCCTTTAGCGGCTTAGGTGGGCGGGGGAACGCGGGGGTGGCTGCGCTGGTCACGCAGACCCCGGGGGCTATCGGCTACGTTGAACTTAAGTACGCCCTCGAGAACAAGCTCCCGGTGGTCACGCTCAAGAACCAGGCGGGCAACTGGATCAAGCCCAGCCTGGCCTCGGCGGTGGAAGCTACCTCAGGGATCGACCTGCCAGATGATCTGCGCCTGCAAAACCAGGTAGTCAACACCAAAGACCCTCAGGGTTACCCCATCGTGGGCATGACCTGGCTCCTCGTCTACCAAAAGCAGGAGGTTACCGCTAAGAGCCTCGAGGAAGCCAAAGCGCTGGTGAGGTTCCTCAACTGGGTGCTCACCGAAGGACAAAAACTCAATGAGGGGGCTTCCTACGTGCGGCTTTCCCCTGAGGTGGTAAAGCGGGCCCAGGCCTTGGTAAACACCATGACCTACAATGGTCAGCCTCTTCGCTAAGCACGGCAAACGCTAAGATAGGGGGTGAGGCCGTTTGGGCCTCACCCTTAGTGGAGATAAGATGACTGCCCGACCTCCTGAGGCCAGAATCTCCCCCCTCTACCGAGCCCTGGGGGATCGCCTATTTGCTGGTGTGGTGTTGGTTTTATGCCTGCTGATCATTGGAATCGTGGTCTTGATCGGCTGGCAACTAGCGGCCAACGGGAGCCGGGCTTTTGCGGCTTTTGGCCTGCTGGGGTTTCTAGGAGGAAGTACCTGGGATCCGGTGGCGAACATCTTCGGGGCTTGGCCCTTCATCGTAGGTACGCTCATTACCAGCGTCGCGGCCCTGGTGCTGGCGTTTTTTCCAGCGTTAGCGGTGGCGATATTCGCAGTGGAGTATGCCCCACGTTGGCTGGGGAGTGTCCTGCAGTATGCGCTCGAGCTGCTGGCCTCGCTCCCTAGTGTCATCTATGGCCTATGGGGTCTGCTGGTGCTGGCCCCAGTACTCCGGCAGATAGAGCAAGCTATGGTGGGTTGGGCGGTGGAGCGTGAGGCGGACTGGCTGGTGCAGATCCTGGGAGCCCCCATCGGCATCGGGATGGCCAACGCAGTGATCGTGCTGGCGGTGATGGTCATTCCCTATGCGGCCAGCCTAGCCAAAGATTCCATCGCGCTGGTGCCCAACACCCAGCGGGAAGCCGCTTATGGGCTGGGGGCCACCAAGTGGGAAGTGATTCGCATGGCGGTGTTGCCGTATGCCCGGGGCGGGATTCTGGCGGGGGTGATCCTAGGGTTTACTCGGGCTCTGGGGGAGACCATGGCGGTGGTGATGGTGATCGGCAACAATAAAAATCTACCCTTTACCGTTTTCGGGAGCGCCACCACCATCCCCTCGGCCATCGTCAACGAGTTTGGCGAGGCACAAGGCCTGCAGCTGTCGAGCCTTCTGGCATTGGGCTTTATCCTTTTCATCCTCAGTGGAGCTATGAACCTGCTGGCTGCCTGGATCGTCAAGCGCATGAGCGTGGAGGGCCGTCTATGAGCGCCTGGGCACAATCTCGCTACGTACCGGCGGATGGGAATCTACGCCGCAGGCGGCTATGGAACCAGGCCATGCTGGCACTGCTGGTCTTAGGGTCCCTGATCGTAGTCGCACCTTTGGTGTTGGTGCTGGGGGCGGTTTTGCTCAAGGGAATAGCGGCTATCAATCTAGCTTTCTTCCTCGAGCCCTTCCGCCCGGTAGACCAGGGAGGGGGAGGGTTGGCCCACGCTATCGTGGGAACCCTGCTGATGAACCTGCTGGCTTTGGTGATTGGTGGAGTGCTGGGGCTGGCAGGGGGCATTTTGCTCTCGGAGTACCCTGATCACCCTGTCAACCCCACCTTGCGGATCATCTCCGACCTGCTCAATGGCCTTCCGGCTTTGCTCAAAGGCTTGGTTATCTACACGCTGGTAGTGATCCCCAGCGGGCAGTTCTCCGGCTACGCCGGAGCTTTGGCGCTGGCTTTGATCATGGTGCCTATTGTGCTGCGCGCCACTGAGGGCGTCCTGAAGCTGGTCCCCTGGAGCGTACGCGAAGCGGGACTGGCCCTGGGTCTGCCGCGCTGGCGGGTAATCCTATCGCTGGTGCTGCCCGCCGCCACCTCGGGGGTCATCACCGGGCTCATGCTGGGCTTTGCTCGCGCTGCCGGGGAGGCCGCCCCGCTATACTTCACCGCCGGAGGCAGCCAGCTCCTCACGTTCAACCTGGGGCAACAGGTCGAGAGCCTTGCCCTTTCCATCTACAAGTACGCCAACGAGCCCTCACCCTTGCGCCAGGAGCAAGCTTGGGCGGCCTCGCTGGTGCTCACGCTGCTGGTATTGGCGGCGAGCTTGCTGGCCCGCTGGGCTACCCGTCGGTGGATGCACTAAAGTTGGTGAGGAGAATCCGTGGAGACTAACGTGGATGAGCTGAAGCTGAACGAATTGCGGCAGGGCAATTCTACGCCGCCCTCCCAAAGCGGATCGGACCCGAGCCTGCTAAAACCCCGTATGGAGACCCGGGGACTTAGCGTCTATTACGGCAAAAAACTGGGGGTAGGCAACGTCACCCTGCCCATTTATGCCAACAAGGTCACCGCTTTGATCGGCCCCTCGGGCTGCGGCAAGACTACCTTCCTACGGGCGCTAAACCGTATGCACGACCTTACCCCCATCGCCCGGGTGGAGGGGGAAGCCCTTCTCGACGGCAAGAACATCTACGCTCCGGGGGTAGACCCGGTAGAGGTGCGGCGCAAGATCGGGATGGTCTTCCAAAAGCCCAACCCTTTCCCCACCCTCACCATCTACGACAACGTAGTTGCCGGGCTGCGGCTGTTGGGGGTGCGGCGCAAGGAGGTGCTGGACGAGGCAGTGGAGCGCTCTTTAGTCCAGGCTGCCCTATGGGACGAGGTCAAAGACCGGTTGCGGGCGCCGGGGATGAGCCTCTCGGGAGGGCAGCAGCAGCGGCTATGTATCGCCCGGGCGCTGGCGGTGCAGCCCGAGGTGCTGCTGATGGACGAGCCGACGAGCGCCCTCGACCCCATCTCCACCCAGGCCATCGAAGACCTCATGGCCGACCTGAAAAACTATGTCACTATCGTCATCGTCACCCATAACATGCAGCAGGCCGCCCGGGTCTCCGACTTTACCGCGTACTTCCTGCTGGGCGAACTCATCGAGTTCGGCCCCACTAACCAGCTTTTCACCAACCCCAAGGATTCCCGCACCGAGGCCTACATCACCGGGCGGTTTGGGTAAACGCCTGTGCGGGTATCTGGGGGGACCCGCCCCTACACCATACACCGAAGCGCGATAATGGAGCCGTGCGGGTAGGAGTCTTGCTCACCCCCGGCTTTCTCGAGGCCGAAGCGGCGTTGGTACTCGAGGTCTGTCGTTTACTGGGCCTGGAAGCGTTTACCTTCGCCAAGGCCCGAAGCTCCCTGGAGGGCCAGGCCGGTGCGGTCTGGACGCCTAGGTTCGCCTTCTCCGGCAGGCCCGAGATGGAGGCGTTGGTGATCCCCGGTGGGGCCAGCATGCGCCGCATGGGCCGCGACCCGGTGGTGCAGGGCTGGCTCGAGGAGGCCTGGTCGCACCTGCAAGCGGTATTTCTGGGGGCCAACGCCAGTCTTTTCCTGGCCGAAGCGGGTTATCTGGCGGGGGCCGTAACCGCCCAGGCCCTGGCCCGCGAAGCCCTGGCGGAAAAGGGCTTTCGCGTGGTGGAGGCTCCTTTGGTCTGGCACGATAAGGTGTGCAGCACCCGAGGCTATTTGGATCTGGCTCGGGCGGTGCTGGATTGGCAATTGGCCCCGGCCGAAGTGCGGCAACACCTGGGATTGCTCGAGCCAGGACGAGAGGGCTCCCGGCGATAGGCAAACAGGATTGTTTCTGCGCTTCGTTCTCCCAACGCTGTATATTGGTCTCGTGCTCAAAGGCGAAAAAGTGATGTTGCGGGCGATACGCCCCGAGGACCTGGAGCGGCTGTGGGAGTTCAACAACGACCTCGAGGTGGAACTCTTCGGGGGTGGCGGTCCACCCTATCCTCAGTCCTTAGCCCGCCTAAAGGCCGATTTCGAGCGGGAGTGGGCCAAGGGGGGGCGGGACGGTACAAACTTTGGCATCGAAGTAGACGGCAAGTTCATCGGCCATTGCGCCTTGTTCGAGTTTGATCCGGTGAGCCGCACTTGCAAGCTGGGCATCAGTATTGGGGATAAAGGCTACTGGGACAAGGGATACGGGCGCGACGCGGTGCGGGTGCTGGTGGACTATGCCTTCCGCCTCTTGAACCAGCGCAAGGTCTGGCTCAGCGTCAACGGTAATAACGAACGGGCCATCCGGGCTTACCGGGGGTGTGGCTTCCAGGAGGAGGGTAGGCTGCGCCGCCAGGTCTGGACCAATGGGCAGTACGTGGACTTGGTGCAGATGGGGATCCTGCGCGAGGAGTGGGATCGGTTGAAGACGGGCTAGAGGCATTTTGCCGTGTGGGCTCCGGGGGCCTGGGCTTAGCTAGGTTCATGGGGTTTGCGGTAGGCGGGGCGAATATATAGCGTTCGTCCCTATCGCGTTTCCCACCATTACGCCTCCCACGGTGAGTGTACTCGGCCCAGCAAACCCCGCTGTACCGAGTATTCGTGGGAACCGCTCTATACCCCCAGCCTTCTTACGCTTGCGGTACAATAGCCGCTTGGTATGTTAGGAGTCGGCATCGTCGGTCTTCCCAACGTGGGCAAATCCACGTTATTCAACGCCATCACCAAGGCTGGAGCCTTGGCGGCCAACTACCCCTTCGCCACCATTGACAAAAACGTAGGGGTGGTCTCCCTTCCCGACCCCCGGCTCGAGGCCTTGCAGAAGCTATTCATCAAGGGGGATCGGGTACCCCCCATCGTCCCTACCCACGTCGAATTTGTGGACATTGCGGGGTTGGTCAAGGGGGCGCACAAGGGTGAGGGGCTGGGAAACCAGTTCCTGGCGAATATCCGTGAGGTGGCGGCTATCGCCCACGTGGTGCGCTGCTTCGCCGACCCTAACGTGGTGCACGTAAGTGGCCAGGTGAACCCCTTAGACGACCT
This window harbors:
- the pstA gene encoding phosphate ABC transporter permease PstA — translated: MSAWAQSRYVPADGNLRRRRLWNQAMLALLVLGSLIVVAPLVLVLGAVLLKGIAAINLAFFLEPFRPVDQGGGGLAHAIVGTLLMNLLALVIGGVLGLAGGILLSEYPDHPVNPTLRIISDLLNGLPALLKGLVIYTLVVIPSGQFSGYAGALALALIMVPIVLRATEGVLKLVPWSVREAGLALGLPRWRVILSLVLPAATSGVITGLMLGFARAAGEAAPLYFTAGGSQLLTFNLGQQVESLALSIYKYANEPSPLRQEQAWAASLVLTLLVLAASLLARWATRRWMH
- a CDS encoding GNAT family N-acetyltransferase → MLKGEKVMLRAIRPEDLERLWEFNNDLEVELFGGGGPPYPQSLARLKADFEREWAKGGRDGTNFGIEVDGKFIGHCALFEFDPVSRTCKLGISIGDKGYWDKGYGRDAVRVLVDYAFRLLNQRKVWLSVNGNNERAIRAYRGCGFQEEGRLRRQVWTNGQYVDLVQMGILREEWDRLKTG
- a CDS encoding DNA polymerase III subunit delta', with translation MKILGHERILELLLSLKAQSFLFTGPEGVGRRAVARWYAWQLNGEHYPDDYLEIAPETETKGGKKARKPQILLEQIAPREAGGENLLDWLSTHPRHRAKVAVIDGAHLLNEPAGNALLKILEEPPAYARIILITPSRELVLPTLASRSLEIAFGPLPLSILRQLSTDPEVLAYAEGAVGRVRWALEHPLEFQKLLARTEGVLESLVGPHSGAAQTQQALKALGELDHGLGYLARRLEGIFPPESPRRREALEALAQAQEALSAYTGEELTYTWLALRLWRLVNGQGNPARAGAQAS
- a CDS encoding cytochrome P450, with amino-acid sequence MDSLPEIHLNLNDPDFVYDPYPRLAELREATPAFYDPVWNKVFFTRYEDIAGLLRDKRLGRSILHVLSRDELGWPPPNPLTRDFDHFQENHILDNEPPKHTRLKGLFLKAFTPARVEGLRGKIQSIVNALLDRAEDRGRMDLLHDYAEPLPVAVIAELLGVPEEDRHLLRPWSAKIVKLYELGYTDEQAREANQAVVEFSRYIQALAEDRRKHPRDDLISALVQAEEAGDKLTEDELVANCILLLNAGHEATVNSTTAGVLALQRHPEQKKLAVEAAKAGHGEFFKGAVEELLRYDTPLPMFERWVLYDLEWKGIPLRRGQEIALLYASGNRDPRKFSHPDTLDLTRADNPHLTFGLGIHYCIGAPLARLELQTSFQTLLRRLPNLAVVEPVEYTGGFVIRGHKAMPVEF
- a CDS encoding methyltransferase domain-containing protein, whose protein sequence is MVWNPEQYEKFKSERTAPFDDLLKLVKVKPGVRAIDLGCGTGELTRKLADTLPDSEVTGLDSSASMLARSGLHVRPGLRFIQGDIAELKGSYDLIFSNAALQWLPDHWRLFPKLWRHLNPGGQLVVQMPANHDHPSHRLARELAESVEFAAYFPEGGRQSPVLPPEAYAEMLFGLGGEDLTVLLKVYPHILADAEAMVEWVKGTLLTAYLEPLPPPAQERFLGSYRTRLRELFPQKPVFYGFKRILFSVSKPG
- the pstS gene encoding phosphate ABC transporter substrate-binding protein PstS, which translates into the protein MNKLLSSAIAATALLGVASAQVTLTGAGATFPAPLYTEAYIPNFTKATGIRVNYQAVGSGAGIRQLTDKVVHFGASDAPLSDAQLKEIQEKNGSPVLHIPTALGPVALTFNLPGIQELRLDAATVADIFLGKIIRWNDPRIAALNPGVQLPRQLISATHRSDGSGTTFIFTSYLSAVSPEWKSKVGAGQSVNWPAFSGLGGRGNAGVAALVTQTPGAIGYVELKYALENKLPVVTLKNQAGNWIKPSLASAVEATSGIDLPDDLRLQNQVVNTKDPQGYPIVGMTWLLVYQKQEVTAKSLEEAKALVRFLNWVLTEGQKLNEGASYVRLSPEVVKRAQALVNTMTYNGQPLR
- the pstC gene encoding phosphate ABC transporter permease subunit PstC, which gives rise to MTARPPEARISPLYRALGDRLFAGVVLVLCLLIIGIVVLIGWQLAANGSRAFAAFGLLGFLGGSTWDPVANIFGAWPFIVGTLITSVAALVLAFFPALAVAIFAVEYAPRWLGSVLQYALELLASLPSVIYGLWGLLVLAPVLRQIEQAMVGWAVEREADWLVQILGAPIGIGMANAVIVLAVMVIPYAASLAKDSIALVPNTQREAAYGLGATKWEVIRMAVLPYARGGILAGVILGFTRALGETMAVVMVIGNNKNLPFTVFGSATTIPSAIVNEFGEAQGLQLSSLLALGFILFILSGAMNLLAAWIVKRMSVEGRL
- a CDS encoding diguanylate cyclase, whose product is MVNTEASAVVSRDTFMQTVLGWGEERSLTVAIADIDEFMPVNQNYGHETGDKVIALVQKTLEASLPTGCLVTRWGGDEFAAALPGFSPEEALIVLEEIRQHLAKKHDLGLVSLPIRLSIGIASLPQHVSDPSQLLQAADEALLRAKREGRGRASIYVEDKMVLKSNYYPKAQLARLSTLSERLGKTEAALLREALADLLDKYRDSL
- the pstB gene encoding phosphate ABC transporter ATP-binding protein PstB; amino-acid sequence: METRGLSVYYGKKLGVGNVTLPIYANKVTALIGPSGCGKTTFLRALNRMHDLTPIARVEGEALLDGKNIYAPGVDPVEVRRKIGMVFQKPNPFPTLTIYDNVVAGLRLLGVRRKEVLDEAVERSLVQAALWDEVKDRLRAPGMSLSGGQQQRLCIARALAVQPEVLLMDEPTSALDPISTQAIEDLMADLKNYVTIVIVTHNMQQAARVSDFTAYFLLGELIEFGPTNQLFTNPKDSRTEAYITGRFG
- a CDS encoding NUDIX hydrolase, with product MVTFDIGNVRFIHRVAAVVIKDGQILLHHGPGEPFWTLPGGRVEAGEPAEQALVREMREELGIEVRVGRLIWVVENFFREREREYHGLELYFAVTVSLEPSSLEFYGFEGHRRLTFRWFALQETPGMDIRPPFLIQGLRRLPLAPTHIVNDRR
- a CDS encoding metallophosphoesterase family protein, which translates into the protein MRYLLLADIHGNWPAMEAVLQTTPKYDRVIFLGDAVGYYPDADRVLSWLRSEGAIGVMGNHDAWLLHLDDIDPEEQKGPIFEILRWQSERLSLENRAYLGSLPWTREVDGALLVHGSACDPLQYVDDLDTARAHFGCTSARWTLHGHTHLAGTFLALEGPNGQWVRYQRQVHGTELFLAPKARALVNPGSVGQPRDRMPGAAYAVWDSDDGSVQFFRVEFDLERILGRILQEGFPVWLYERLLVGR
- a CDS encoding PSP1 domain-containing protein translates to MNCVGVRFHHSPKLHDYTFDGAPPPPESWVVVQTSRGLELGKVRTPPRRGHPKGHIVRPAGPEDLDKAARLREKAEEIKWWIKARLRKEKVRAKVLGCDYTLDGSHLAVHYSAEERIDLRRWVGEIARTSGARVEFVAMGPRDQTAYLGTLGACGMESCCSTHLQDFAQVSIKMARDQQLPLSPEKISGPCGRLLCCLQYEHEHYQELLRDLPRKNAKVCTIHDVCGKVAKLNPLAGTVDLITEEGSWVTAHKSELRR
- a CDS encoding DJ-1/PfpI family protein, which encodes MRVGVLLTPGFLEAEAALVLEVCRLLGLEAFTFAKARSSLEGQAGAVWTPRFAFSGRPEMEALVIPGGASMRRMGRDPVVQGWLEEAWSHLQAVFLGANASLFLAEAGYLAGAVTAQALAREALAEKGFRVVEAPLVWHDKVCSTRGYLDLARAVLDWQLAPAEVRQHLGLLEPGREGSRR